A genomic segment from Aegilops tauschii subsp. strangulata cultivar AL8/78 chromosome 1, Aet v6.0, whole genome shotgun sequence encodes:
- the LOC120972836 gene encoding uncharacterized protein encodes MAEEPSAKRPRGETSDQSTEVDDVQVPGQKHDYKVHLKEVNIHGKDKLDVVCTSNPEEADKMISRILKRVCGLYPQYIGVDVEYTREDEPPQRAAVLQLCVEELCLVYHITAATKWPKSLRPFLEEDRFYTFVGFSIGGDKEMLRSSGLEINPDKYIDIQRKWRVPFKGRKRYHSLADVAGSVIHPFYKQMKDKINRVEDHKLWGTSPLPNYLIEYAAIDAYATYESWKRIENIREGLESAKEAEKNYDDPYYGY; translated from the exons ATGGCGGAGGAACCATCTGCCAAGCGTCCCCGTGGTGAGACGTCCGACCAGAGCACCGAGGTCGACGACGTTCAGGTCCCCGGTCAGAAGCACGACTACAAAGTGCACCTCAAGGAGGTTAACATCCACGGCAAGGATAAGCTGGATGTCGTATGCACCAGCAATCCTGAGGAAGCCGACAAGATGATCAGCAGGATCCTGAAGAGGGTCTGCGGCTTGTACCCTCAGTACATTGGCGTTGATGTCGAGTATACCAGGGAGGACGAACCTCCGCAGAGGGCAGCGGTTCTACAGTTATGCGTGGAGGAACTCTGTCTGGTATATCACATCACCGCGGCAACAAAGTG GCCCAAGAGCCTGCGCCCGTTCCTGGAGGAGGACAGGTTCTACACCTTTGTCGGCTTCAGTATTGGAGGTGACAAAGAGATGCTGCGAAGTTCTGGTTTGGAGATCAACCCCGACAAGTACATCGACATCCAGCGCAAATGGAGAGTTCCGTTCAAGGGAAGAAAGAGGTACCACTCTTTGGCTGATGTTGCAGGGAGCGTGATCCACCCATTCTACAAACAGATGAAGGACAAGATTAATAGGGTTGAAGACCATAAACTGTGGGGGACCAGCCCACTGCCAAATTACCTCATTGAGTATGCAGCGATAGATGCGTACGCCACCTACGAGTCATGGAAGAGAATTGAAAACATCAGAGAAGGTCTGGAGAGTGCAAAAGAGGCAGAGAAGAATTACGACGATCCTTACTACGGATACTAG